A genomic segment from Curtobacterium sp. MCSS17_007 encodes:
- a CDS encoding Gfo/Idh/MocA family oxidoreductase — protein MTADTLGVGLVSVGWMGRLHSRAYRALPDHFPELGVRPRLVVAADPVPEAREQAVSRLGYERAVADFHEVLADPAVDVVSICSPNFLHREMAVAAAEAGKPFWIEKPMGRYASDSRAIHEAVERAGLVTSVGFNYRHAPAIQRARELVRSGRLGRITNVRGSLLADYSSDPDAPLTWRFERERAGSGVLGDLLSHGLDLAQYLVGRIASVTAVAETFIPTRPRPGQGIVDRSAAVAGEHGPVENEDYAALLFRFEDGAVGTMDSSRVVRGPHAEYTLEVYGTRGSVRWDFQRLNELQVALDDQEVDGYVTHLVAPGDGQFARFQPGAGTAMGYDDLKTIEAAQFVASVLRGEQLAPSVADGLAAASIVEAAEASLADGAWHDVARVDGRLTTDAAAPVL, from the coding sequence ATGACCGCAGACACCCTCGGTGTCGGGCTCGTCTCGGTCGGGTGGATGGGGCGACTGCACTCCCGCGCCTACCGCGCCCTGCCCGACCACTTCCCGGAGCTCGGGGTCCGCCCGAGGCTGGTGGTCGCCGCGGACCCGGTGCCCGAGGCCCGCGAGCAGGCCGTCAGCCGGCTCGGGTACGAACGCGCGGTCGCCGACTTCCACGAGGTCCTCGCCGACCCCGCGGTCGACGTCGTCTCGATCTGCTCGCCCAACTTCCTGCACCGCGAGATGGCGGTCGCGGCGGCCGAGGCCGGCAAGCCGTTCTGGATCGAGAAGCCGATGGGGCGGTACGCCAGCGACTCCCGCGCGATCCACGAGGCCGTCGAGCGAGCAGGACTCGTCACGAGCGTCGGCTTCAACTACCGGCACGCGCCGGCGATCCAGCGCGCACGGGAGCTCGTCCGGAGCGGCCGCCTCGGACGCATCACCAACGTGCGGGGGTCGCTCCTCGCCGACTACTCGTCCGACCCGGACGCCCCGCTCACCTGGCGCTTCGAGCGGGAGCGGGCGGGGTCGGGCGTCCTCGGCGACCTGCTGTCGCACGGGCTCGACCTGGCGCAGTACCTGGTCGGCCGGATCGCGAGCGTCACCGCGGTCGCCGAGACGTTCATCCCGACCAGGCCACGACCGGGTCAGGGGATCGTCGACCGCTCCGCCGCGGTGGCGGGCGAGCACGGGCCGGTCGAGAACGAGGACTACGCCGCCCTGCTGTTCCGCTTCGAGGACGGCGCGGTCGGCACCATGGACTCGAGTCGGGTGGTGCGGGGGCCGCACGCCGAGTACACGCTCGAGGTCTACGGCACGAGGGGCTCGGTGCGCTGGGACTTCCAGCGCCTGAACGAGCTGCAGGTGGCCCTCGACGACCAGGAGGTCGACGGCTACGTCACGCACCTCGTCGCGCCGGGGGACGGCCAGTTCGCGCGCTTCCAGCCCGGTGCCGGCACGGCGATGGGGTACGACGACCTCAAGACGATCGAGGCGGCGCAGTTCGTCGCGAGCGTGCTGCGCGGCGAGCAGCTCGCGCCGTCGGTCGCCGACGGCCTGGCGGCCGCGTCGATCGTCGAGGCGGCGGAGGCATCGCTCGCCGACGGCGCGTGGCACGACGTGGCGCGGGTCGACGGACGCTTGACGACGGATGCGGCGGCACCGGTGCTGTAG